A genomic stretch from Desulfolutivibrio sulfodismutans DSM 3696 includes:
- a CDS encoding amino acid ABC transporter permease codes for MSYTVDFGLVLGEPYREWIMQGLGVTLQISAVSIVFSLLLGTIIAVFRLSRVKPLVWFSMAFTEFFRNTPLLVQIFFWYFGSYAVLPEVVNKWLYRQDFEFAAGVIALTVYTSAFIAEEIRSGVFAIPKTQLEASRACGLSFLQAMGYVILPQAFRIVIPPLISQFLNLIKNSSLVMTIGVMDLTYMARQIEAHTFHGFEAFTVATAIYLTISLIVSYTINLYNKRVLRVTSH; via the coding sequence TTGAGCTATACCGTTGACTTTGGACTGGTCCTTGGCGAGCCCTACCGCGAATGGATCATGCAGGGCCTTGGCGTCACCCTGCAGATCTCCGCCGTGTCCATCGTCTTTTCCCTGCTGCTCGGCACCATCATCGCCGTCTTCCGGCTGTCCCGGGTCAAGCCGCTGGTGTGGTTCAGCATGGCGTTCACGGAGTTTTTCCGAAACACCCCCCTCTTGGTTCAGATATTTTTCTGGTACTTCGGCTCCTATGCCGTCCTGCCCGAGGTCGTCAACAAGTGGCTGTACAGGCAGGATTTTGAATTCGCGGCCGGGGTCATCGCCCTGACGGTCTACACCTCGGCGTTTATCGCCGAGGAGATCCGTTCCGGCGTCTTCGCCATCCCCAAGACCCAGCTTGAGGCCTCGCGGGCCTGCGGCCTGTCCTTTCTCCAGGCCATGGGCTACGTCATCCTCCCCCAGGCCTTTCGCATCGTCATCCCGCCGCTCATTTCCCAGTTTTTAAACCTCATCAAGAACTCGTCCCTGGTCATGACCATCGGCGTCATGGACCTGACCTATATGGCCCGGCAGATCGAGGCCCACACCTTCCACGGCTTCGAGGCCTTCACCGTGGCCACGGCCATCTATCTGACCATTTCGCTTATCGTCTCCTACACCATCAATCTCTATAACAAACGGGTCCTTCGGGTCACCTCGCATTAG
- a CDS encoding ABC transporter substrate-binding protein, which yields MRRLALFLVLAALVALLATPALAGKLDDIKARGTLIAGVKDSQPPFGFVDEQSKQIVGFEIDICKALADKLGVKLETKPVTSSTRIPMLTQGAIDIVAATMTHQKGREDQVDFSITYFMTGQKLLVKKDGGIKGVKDLAGKKVGSVKGSTSEQNVKKAQPECTVISFETYPEAFLALKQGKVEAVTTDESILVGLQNSDDKPADFAIVGEYISPEPYGLGLIENDSDFRDFVNVALMEMWASGEYQKIYAKWFGKDTKFYIPLEWNMEMWP from the coding sequence ATGCGCAGATTGGCACTGTTTCTCGTCCTCGCCGCCCTCGTGGCCCTGCTCGCCACCCCGGCCCTGGCCGGCAAACTCGACGACATCAAGGCCCGTGGCACGCTGATCGCCGGGGTCAAGGACTCCCAGCCCCCGTTTGGTTTCGTGGACGAGCAGAGCAAGCAGATCGTGGGTTTTGAAATCGACATCTGCAAGGCCCTGGCCGACAAGCTGGGCGTGAAGCTGGAGACCAAGCCCGTGACCTCCTCCACCCGCATCCCCATGCTCACCCAGGGCGCCATCGACATCGTGGCCGCCACCATGACCCATCAGAAAGGCCGTGAAGATCAGGTCGACTTCTCCATCACCTACTTCATGACCGGCCAGAAGCTGCTGGTGAAAAAAGACGGCGGCATCAAGGGCGTCAAGGATCTGGCTGGCAAGAAGGTCGGCTCGGTGAAGGGCTCCACCTCCGAGCAGAACGTGAAAAAGGCCCAGCCCGAGTGCACCGTCATCTCCTTTGAAACCTACCCCGAGGCCTTTCTGGCCCTCAAGCAGGGCAAGGTCGAGGCCGTGACCACCGACGAAAGCATCCTTGTGGGCCTGCAGAACAGCGACGACAAGCCCGCCGATTTCGCCATCGTGGGCGAGTACATCTCTCCCGAGCCCTACGGCCTGGGATTGATCGAAAACGACTCCGACTTCCGCGACTTCGTCAACGTGGCCCTCATGGAAATGTGGGCCTCCGGCGAGTACCAGAAGATCTATGCCAAGTGGTTCGGCAAGGACACCAAGTTCTACATTCCCCTGGAATGGAACATGGAAATGTGGCCCTAG
- a CDS encoding sulfatase-like hydrolase/transferase, protein MSPNENQSLTRRQFLKGAAQALTVGMVAQALPGLGNAPAGADTAFPARPNILMLLTDQERSPRNWPDGWAESHLTKARKRLLDNGLDFSRAFCSASMCSPSRGCLFTGLYPAQHGVVLTLTEDGENSDNEVTLSPQLRNLGNLLAESGYDVQLRGKWHLSKSADGHCPTTADLAGFGFNGWVPTEAGQYLSADTFGGGCADEDQGIVDDAIAFLQTKTPASTQQTPFFLVVSLANPHDILSYPTIINDESCPESYNNTADFDMGIALPASRTDDLAKKPGVQTQARELYAYGLGPLIEEDKQLKYVNFYAYLQTIVDGQLETILQTLEDQGLTDSTLVVRTADHGELGLSHDGLRQKMFNIYEECLNIPFIFSNPVLFPAARQTSAYATLVDVLPTLASLCGVPQWKWSYLPGRDLSQILLGTTTSVQDTILFTFDDEYAGLSGKPPFITEPCHIRCIITTDADGEWKYARYFDPGGVAAEEYEMYRLADGDGNPVDPLEMDNVANSASPNYAAYAAKRAALADLLAQVEAERLGPVTPPGPPVGGANLLLLGD, encoded by the coding sequence ATGTCCCCAAACGAAAACCAGAGTCTCACCCGCCGCCAGTTCCTGAAAGGCGCGGCCCAGGCCCTGACCGTCGGCATGGTGGCCCAGGCCCTGCCCGGCCTGGGAAACGCCCCGGCGGGCGCAGACACCGCCTTTCCGGCCCGGCCCAATATCCTCATGCTCCTCACCGACCAGGAACGCTCCCCGCGCAACTGGCCGGACGGCTGGGCCGAATCCCATCTCACAAAGGCCAGAAAACGCCTGCTTGACAACGGCCTGGACTTCTCACGGGCCTTTTGCAGCGCCTCCATGTGCTCGCCCAGCCGGGGCTGCCTGTTCACCGGACTCTATCCCGCCCAGCATGGCGTGGTTCTGACCCTGACTGAGGACGGCGAGAATTCTGACAACGAGGTCACCCTGTCGCCACAGCTGCGCAACCTGGGCAACCTCCTGGCCGAATCCGGCTACGACGTGCAGCTTCGCGGCAAGTGGCACCTGTCCAAAAGCGCCGACGGGCATTGTCCCACAACCGCAGACCTGGCTGGATTCGGATTCAACGGCTGGGTTCCCACCGAGGCCGGACAGTATCTGTCCGCCGATACCTTCGGTGGCGGCTGCGCCGACGAGGACCAGGGCATCGTGGACGACGCCATCGCGTTTCTCCAGACCAAGACCCCGGCCTCGACCCAGCAGACGCCCTTTTTCCTGGTCGTGTCCCTGGCCAACCCCCATGACATCCTGTCCTACCCGACAATCATCAACGACGAATCCTGCCCCGAAAGTTACAACAACACCGCCGACTTCGACATGGGCATCGCGCTTCCTGCCTCCCGCACCGATGACCTGGCCAAAAAACCCGGCGTGCAGACCCAGGCCAGGGAACTCTACGCCTACGGCCTGGGGCCTCTGATCGAAGAGGACAAACAGCTCAAGTACGTCAATTTTTATGCCTATCTGCAAACCATCGTAGATGGGCAGTTGGAGACCATTCTGCAGACCCTGGAGGACCAGGGCCTGACGGATTCCACCCTGGTGGTGCGCACCGCCGACCACGGCGAACTGGGATTGTCCCACGACGGCCTGCGCCAAAAGATGTTCAACATCTATGAAGAATGTCTGAACATTCCCTTCATCTTCTCCAATCCCGTGCTTTTTCCCGCTGCCAGGCAGACCTCCGCCTACGCCACATTGGTGGATGTCCTGCCGACACTCGCCAGCCTGTGCGGCGTGCCGCAATGGAAATGGTCCTACCTGCCGGGCCGGGATTTAAGCCAGATCCTTCTGGGGACAACGACCTCCGTGCAGGACACGATCCTTTTCACCTTCGACGACGAATACGCGGGCCTCAGCGGCAAGCCCCCCTTCATCACCGAGCCCTGCCACATCCGGTGCATCATCACCACGGACGCGGACGGGGAATGGAAATACGCCCGCTATTTCGATCCAGGCGGCGTGGCGGCAGAGGAATACGAAATGTACCGCCTCGCAGACGGCGACGGTAACCCCGTCGATCCTCTGGAGATGGACAACGTGGCCAACAGCGCCAGTCCCAATTATGCGGCCTACGCAGCCAAAAGGGCCGCACTGGCCGACCTTCTGGCCCAGGTGGAGGCCGAACGCCTGGGACCGGTCACGCCGCCGGGGCCGCCTGTGGGCGGGGCGAACCTGCTGCTGCTCGGGGACTGA
- a CDS encoding anaerobic sulfatase maturase: protein MAKPVGADCNMACSYCFYRHNRRPFPKTPPRMDRRVLERFIKRYLAAHPGPVVHFAWQGGEPLLAGLDFFELALSLERRHAPPGVMVTNAVQTNGTLIDRDFARFFARNDILVGVSLDGPADCHDAFRRLEGGPSHDRVMAGLFCLQEHGVAYNILCAVHAANQDRPGEVYRFLRETARADFIQFIPIVAAGPRGLCEESVDPAAFGAFLSHVWDLWLARDVGRAFVGHFDAALAARLDQPGGLCAMGGNCGRSLVVERDGSLYACDHFVDAEHRLGNLARQPLPELLDSPVLAEFAARRSATLPAGCRECPVQRACGGGCPKDRVLPDPAGGSPLHYLCAGYRAFLTHADPVLDTMAAAIRKRPDFTRLTA, encoded by the coding sequence ATGGCCAAACCGGTTGGCGCAGACTGCAACATGGCCTGTTCCTACTGTTTTTACCGCCACAACCGACGCCCGTTCCCAAAGACTCCGCCCCGCATGGACCGCCGCGTACTCGAACGGTTCATCAAGCGCTACCTCGCCGCGCACCCGGGACCGGTGGTTCATTTCGCCTGGCAGGGCGGCGAACCGCTCCTGGCCGGGCTGGACTTTTTCGAGCTGGCCTTGAGTCTGGAGCGACGCCACGCCCCGCCGGGGGTCATGGTCACCAACGCCGTCCAGACCAACGGCACCCTTATCGACCGTGATTTCGCCCGGTTTTTCGCCCGAAACGACATCCTGGTCGGGGTCAGCCTGGACGGACCGGCCGACTGTCACGACGCCTTCCGCCGCCTGGAAGGCGGCCCGTCCCATGACCGGGTCATGGCCGGGCTTTTTTGTTTGCAGGAGCACGGCGTGGCCTACAACATCCTGTGCGCGGTGCATGCCGCAAACCAGGATCGGCCCGGCGAGGTCTACCGCTTTCTGCGCGAGACCGCCCGGGCGGACTTCATCCAGTTCATCCCCATCGTTGCCGCAGGCCCCAGGGGGCTGTGCGAGGAAAGCGTCGATCCGGCCGCGTTCGGGGCCTTCTTGTCCCATGTCTGGGATCTGTGGCTTGCACGCGATGTGGGCCGCGCCTTCGTGGGCCACTTCGACGCCGCCCTGGCCGCCCGCCTGGACCAGCCCGGGGGACTGTGCGCCATGGGCGGGAACTGCGGTCGATCCCTGGTCGTTGAGCGCGACGGCAGCCTTTACGCCTGCGACCATTTCGTGGATGCGGAGCACCGGCTGGGAAACCTGGCCAGGCAGCCCTTGCCCGAGCTCTTGGACTCCCCGGTCCTGGCCGAGTTTGCGGCCCGCAGGTCCGCAACCCTTCCGGCCGGATGCCGGGAGTGTCCCGTACAACGCGCCTGCGGCGGCGGCTGTCCCAAGGACCGCGTCCTCCCGGACCCGGCCGGGGGCTCTCCCCTGCACTACCTGTGCGCCGGATATCGGGCCTTTCTGACCCACGCCGACCCGGTCCTGGACACCATGGCTGCCGCCATCCGCAAGCGTCCCGATTTCACGCGACTCACCGCTTGA
- the sat gene encoding sulfate adenylyltransferase — MSKLVPPHGGKGLVIKLLEGAAKEAELKKAAGLKKIEITAQEKGDLIMIGIGGFSPLGGFMTKADWKSVCEKMTLADGTFWPVPVVLAVSAEDAAGIKEGQEITLERKGEIYATMKVTEKFELSAAEKKTECELVYKGAGDDSADDKFWKIAEAEHPGVKMVMERKAVCLAGPVNVLSEGEYPTKYKGVYLRPAETRKIFDEKGWKNVAALQLRNPMHRSHEFLCKIAVEVCDGVIIHSLIGNLKPGDIPAEVRVECIDTLVKGYFVEKHVVQGGYPLDMRYAGPREGLLHATFRQNYGVNKMIIGRDHAGVGDFYGMFEAQEIFDRIPYKDDEKADPGKKLLCEPLKIDWTFYCFKCDGMASLRTCPHSKEDRVILSGTKLRKMLSEGGDIPDHFGRDEVLVILRKYYEGLTEKVEIKMQGAASGDALK; from the coding sequence ATGTCCAAGCTGGTTCCGCCGCATGGAGGCAAAGGTCTCGTTATCAAACTGCTTGAAGGCGCCGCGAAGGAAGCCGAACTGAAGAAGGCCGCCGGCCTGAAGAAGATCGAGATCACCGCCCAGGAAAAGGGCGACCTGATCATGATCGGCATCGGTGGCTTCTCGCCCCTGGGCGGCTTCATGACCAAGGCCGACTGGAAGAGCGTGTGCGAGAAAATGACCCTGGCCGACGGCACCTTCTGGCCGGTTCCGGTCGTTCTGGCCGTGTCTGCCGAAGACGCCGCCGGGATCAAGGAAGGCCAGGAGATCACCCTTGAGCGCAAGGGCGAAATCTACGCCACCATGAAGGTCACCGAGAAGTTCGAGCTGTCCGCCGCCGAGAAAAAGACCGAGTGCGAGCTGGTCTACAAGGGCGCCGGCGACGACTCCGCCGACGACAAGTTCTGGAAGATCGCCGAGGCCGAGCATCCCGGCGTGAAGATGGTCATGGAGCGCAAGGCCGTGTGTCTGGCTGGCCCGGTGAACGTGCTGTCCGAGGGCGAATACCCGACCAAGTACAAGGGCGTGTATCTGCGTCCGGCCGAGACCCGCAAGATCTTCGACGAGAAGGGCTGGAAGAACGTGGCCGCCCTGCAGCTGCGCAATCCCATGCACCGCTCCCACGAGTTCCTGTGCAAGATCGCCGTGGAAGTCTGCGACGGCGTCATCATCCACTCCCTGATCGGCAACCTGAAGCCGGGCGACATTCCGGCCGAGGTGCGCGTGGAGTGCATCGACACCCTGGTGAAGGGCTACTTCGTCGAGAAGCATGTGGTCCAGGGCGGCTACCCCCTCGACATGCGTTACGCTGGACCGCGCGAAGGCCTGCTGCACGCCACCTTCCGCCAGAACTACGGCGTCAACAAGATGATCATCGGCCGTGACCATGCCGGCGTCGGCGACTTCTACGGCATGTTCGAGGCCCAGGAAATCTTCGACCGCATTCCGTACAAAGACGACGAGAAGGCCGATCCGGGCAAAAAGCTCCTGTGCGAGCCGCTCAAGATCGACTGGACCTTCTACTGCTTCAAGTGCGACGGCATGGCCTCCCTGCGCACCTGCCCGCACAGCAAGGAAGACCGCGTCATCCTGTCCGGCACCAAGCTGCGCAAGATGCTGTCCGAGGGTGGCGACATCCCGGATCACTTCGGCCGCGACGAGGTTCTGGTCATCCTGCGCAAGTACTACGAAGGCCTGACCGAGAAGGTCGAGATCAAGATGCAGGGCGCTGCCAGCGGCGACGCCTTGAAGTAA
- a CDS encoding L,D-transpeptidase family protein: MRTALAAIILAISLFPSTGWCEGWQAPLTDSDKGPTRFVAIDKNSQMFFLLERKSPLHVVEKIPCTTGLLLGDKLKEGDLRTPEGVYFITSRLDGGLDWEQYGDLAFPLNFPNPVDIIKGKTGHGIWIHGRGNTITPYETKGCVALNTPDIRGLDAKLELRMPVIIGNRVSLDKSPETLAREADEVVAATHAWAKAWESKSEAFFEWHDPQKFAISQGQPFSAFRSQKEGLFKKLPWILVAVEDVRAVAGPDYWVTYFIQFYRSPSLISQGVKRLYWQKNDKNKWAVVGMEFEQMEPTLAGKYVKPGQVVLAAAETGERERVTPVLDKTSEEDLRSATDAAPAAYAPSTAAAHVAAPEESAVAVAPALPASPSQAGRMAASQAAPPQAAPTPPVVAEQPLWADAAGPRPGSLFVSTVPPLPAKPVSGALPTVIPTVEPPVQEIVVAAIPEKGPVKGAEKIATDAAPPAGRGQVEALLESWRAAWEQGDVNAYMAFYGDRAVQGDRRGLDAIREHKISLWAARPPKQVRLQDLRITERKNGWRVECIQQYESKDGFADKGMKRMVLVKAGPRIIIVDEQWSAL, translated from the coding sequence ATGCGCACAGCGCTTGCGGCCATAATTCTCGCGATCAGCCTTTTCCCGTCGACGGGATGGTGCGAGGGGTGGCAGGCCCCCCTGACCGATTCCGACAAGGGCCCAACGCGGTTCGTGGCCATCGACAAAAACTCCCAGATGTTTTTTCTGCTTGAGCGCAAAAGCCCCCTGCACGTGGTGGAGAAGATTCCCTGCACCACCGGGCTGCTCCTTGGCGACAAGCTCAAGGAAGGCGATCTGCGCACCCCCGAGGGCGTCTATTTCATCACCTCGCGCCTGGACGGGGGGCTTGACTGGGAGCAGTACGGCGACTTGGCCTTTCCGCTGAATTTTCCCAATCCCGTGGACATCATCAAGGGCAAGACCGGCCACGGCATCTGGATCCACGGCCGGGGCAACACCATCACCCCCTACGAGACCAAGGGCTGCGTGGCCCTCAACACCCCGGACATCCGGGGCCTGGACGCCAAGCTTGAACTGCGCATGCCCGTGATCATCGGCAACCGCGTCAGTCTCGACAAGTCCCCCGAGACCCTCGCCCGCGAGGCGGACGAGGTGGTGGCCGCCACCCATGCCTGGGCCAAGGCCTGGGAATCCAAGTCCGAGGCCTTTTTTGAATGGCACGACCCCCAGAAGTTCGCCATTTCCCAGGGGCAGCCGTTTTCCGCCTTCCGCAGCCAGAAAGAGGGGCTTTTCAAGAAGCTGCCCTGGATCCTGGTGGCCGTGGAGGATGTGCGCGCCGTGGCGGGCCCGGACTACTGGGTCACCTATTTCATCCAGTTCTACCGGTCCCCGTCGCTGATTTCCCAGGGCGTCAAGCGCCTGTATTGGCAGAAAAACGACAAGAACAAATGGGCCGTGGTGGGCATGGAGTTCGAACAGATGGAGCCCACCCTGGCCGGGAAGTATGTCAAGCCGGGACAGGTGGTCCTGGCCGCCGCAGAGACCGGCGAGCGGGAACGGGTCACCCCGGTCCTGGACAAGACCAGCGAGGAAGACCTGCGCTCCGCCACAGACGCCGCGCCTGCCGCCTACGCCCCGTCCACGGCGGCGGCCCATGTGGCGGCGCCGGAAGAATCAGCGGTCGCCGTCGCCCCGGCCCTGCCCGCCAGCCCGAGCCAGGCCGGACGCATGGCCGCTTCCCAGGCTGCGCCGCCCCAGGCTGCGCCGACCCCACCGGTTGTGGCCGAGCAACCCCTGTGGGCGGACGCCGCCGGTCCCCGGCCGGGATCGCTTTTCGTCTCCACCGTGCCGCCGCTTCCGGCCAAGCCCGTTTCCGGGGCCCTGCCCACGGTCATCCCCACGGTGGAGCCGCCGGTGCAGGAGATCGTCGTGGCCGCGATTCCTGAAAAGGGGCCGGTGAAGGGCGCGGAGAAAATCGCAACGGATGCCGCCCCCCCTGCGGGCCGGGGACAGGTGGAGGCGCTTCTCGAGAGCTGGCGCGCCGCCTGGGAACAGGGCGACGTGAACGCCTACATGGCGTTTTATGGCGACCGCGCCGTACAGGGCGACCGCCGGGGCCTGGACGCCATCCGGGAGCATAAGATTTCCTTGTGGGCCGCGCGCCCGCCCAAGCAGGTGCGCCTGCAGGATCTCCGCATCACAGAGCGTAAAAACGGCTGGCGTGTGGAGTGCATCCAGCAGTACGAAAGCAAGGATGGCTTTGCCGACAAGGGGATGAAGCGGATGGTGCTGGTGAAGGCCGGTCCCCGGATCATCATTGTCGATGAGCAGTGGAGCGCCCTGTAG
- a CDS encoding sugar phosphate isomerase/epimerase family protein, producing MTVSHPFHVSLSLRAVRGDPALLDAFLEQGLHPELGLDPILMDAADPAWHRRIQGALKAARVDVALHLPFFDLQPGAADALIREATKQRLMRAMEVAAGYCPTHLVGHAAYDRILYIRSYADWRDRAVQTWAEVLDSWSDHPPLHLENVHETDPATVAGLALALREHLPESAGRLGVCFDIGHWHSFAGGHALGNLDDWVQALAPVMTHLHLHDNDGTFDQHLAPGTGTIPWPAVFAALSSRGLVPSVTFETHDPSRRQGIAPFLAAYADAFPFFPIITP from the coding sequence ATGACCGTTTCCCATCCCTTTCATGTCAGCTTGTCCCTGCGTGCCGTACGGGGCGATCCCGCGCTTTTGGATGCGTTTTTGGAGCAGGGCCTGCATCCGGAACTGGGACTGGATCCCATCCTGATGGACGCCGCCGATCCGGCCTGGCATCGCCGCATCCAGGGAGCGCTCAAGGCGGCCCGGGTGGACGTGGCCCTGCATCTGCCCTTTTTCGACCTGCAACCCGGGGCGGCCGACGCCCTTATCCGCGAGGCCACGAAACAGCGCCTGATGCGGGCCATGGAGGTGGCTGCGGGGTATTGCCCCACGCATCTGGTGGGGCATGCGGCCTATGACCGTATCCTGTACATCCGTTCCTATGCCGACTGGCGGGACCGGGCCGTTCAGACCTGGGCCGAAGTGCTTGATTCCTGGTCGGACCATCCGCCCCTGCATCTGGAGAACGTCCACGAAACCGATCCGGCCACGGTGGCTGGCCTGGCCCTGGCCCTGCGGGAGCATCTGCCGGAGAGCGCCGGTCGTCTCGGGGTCTGCTTCGACATCGGGCACTGGCACAGCTTCGCCGGGGGGCATGCCCTGGGAAATCTCGACGACTGGGTTCAGGCTCTGGCTCCGGTCATGACGCATCTGCATCTGCACGACAACGACGGGACATTCGACCAGCACTTGGCCCCGGGCACGGGAACCATTCCCTGGCCTGCGGTTTTTGCCGCCCTGTCCTCCCGGGGACTTGTCCCTTCGGTCACCTTCGAGACCCACGATCCATCCCGGCGTCAGGGTATAGCGCCGTTTCTGGCGGCCTATGCCGACGCGTTTCCTTTCTTTCCGATCATTACGCCGTAG
- a CDS encoding amino acid ABC transporter permease, with amino-acid sequence MHWNVITNNFNYFLIGAYPEGPLGGLAMSILLALGGIFGAFWLGLVVGLLRISKSRTARIAALVYTEIIRGTPLLMVIFWFYFLAPIAFGHTLPEAESALIALIVFTSAYIAEIVRAGIESLPKGQSEAARGTGLSRYQAMRYVVLPQALFNMIPSFVNQFVSLTKDTSLAFIIGVNELTKAATQVNNRTLNAPTEIFITIAVLYFIICYVLTALSRRLEKRINRYQARDR; translated from the coding sequence GTGCATTGGAACGTCATCACCAATAACTTCAACTACTTCCTGATAGGCGCCTATCCGGAAGGGCCCCTTGGCGGCCTGGCCATGAGCATCCTTTTGGCCCTGGGCGGTATTTTCGGGGCCTTTTGGCTGGGGCTTGTGGTCGGCCTTTTGCGCATCTCCAAAAGCCGCACCGCCCGCATCGCCGCCCTGGTCTACACCGAGATCATCCGGGGCACGCCGCTGCTCATGGTCATCTTCTGGTTCTATTTTCTGGCCCCCATCGCCTTCGGCCACACCCTGCCCGAGGCGGAAAGCGCGCTCATCGCCCTTATCGTCTTCACCAGCGCCTATATCGCCGAGATCGTGCGGGCCGGGATTGAATCCCTGCCCAAGGGACAAAGCGAGGCCGCCCGGGGCACCGGGCTTTCCCGCTACCAGGCCATGCGCTACGTGGTGCTGCCCCAGGCGCTTTTCAACATGATCCCGTCGTTCGTGAACCAGTTCGTGTCCCTGACCAAGGACACCTCCCTGGCCTTCATCATCGGGGTCAACGAACTGACCAAGGCCGCCACCCAGGTCAACAACCGCACCCTGAACGCCCCCACGGAAATTTTCATCACCATCGCCGTGCTCTATTTCATCATCTGCTACGTCCTGACCGCCCTCTCCCGCCGCCTGGAAAAACGCATCAACCGCTATCAGGCCCGCGACCGCTAG
- a CDS encoding amino acid ABC transporter ATP-binding protein: MALIEFHDVHKWYGDFHVLKGITESVEQGEVLVICGPSGSGKSTLIRCVNRLEEYQKGHILIDGKDIHGDDIDVNELRSHIGIVFQQFNLYPHISVLKNITLAPIKVKKISKAEAEKTGMALLERVGIHEQAHKFPAELSGGQQQRVAIARALAMKPRIMLFDEPTSALDPEMINEVLNVMKDLAREGMTMLCVTHEMGFAREVADRVVFMDFGEILEQAPPLEFFSNPKHERTKLFLKEIL, from the coding sequence ATGGCATTGATTGAATTCCACGACGTCCACAAGTGGTATGGCGACTTCCACGTGCTCAAAGGCATCACCGAGTCCGTGGAGCAGGGTGAGGTGCTCGTCATCTGTGGCCCCTCCGGATCCGGGAAATCCACCCTGATCCGGTGTGTGAACCGCCTGGAGGAATACCAGAAGGGGCACATTTTAATCGACGGCAAGGACATTCACGGCGACGACATCGACGTCAACGAATTGCGCTCCCATATCGGCATCGTCTTCCAGCAGTTCAACCTCTATCCGCACATCTCCGTCTTAAAAAACATCACCCTGGCCCCCATCAAGGTCAAAAAGATTTCCAAGGCCGAGGCCGAAAAGACGGGCATGGCCCTGCTCGAACGTGTGGGCATCCATGAGCAGGCCCACAAATTTCCGGCCGAACTCTCCGGCGGCCAGCAACAACGCGTGGCCATCGCCCGGGCCCTGGCCATGAAACCCCGCATCATGCTCTTCGACGAGCCCACCTCGGCCCTTGACCCGGAGATGATCAACGAGGTCCTAAACGTCATGAAGGATTTGGCCCGGGAAGGCATGACCATGCTGTGCGTCACCCACGAGATGGGCTTTGCCCGCGAGGTGGCCGACCGGGTGGTGTTCATGGATTTCGGGGAAATCCTGGAGCAGGCCCCGCCCCTGGAGTTTTTCAGCAATCCCAAGCACGAGCGGACCAAGCTTTTCCTGAAGGAAATTTTGTAG